A window from Mogibacterium neglectum encodes these proteins:
- a CDS encoding C40 family peptidase gives MVSKLRTAFKNIKVIVVTELLLMVVMVSTIVVKADAINDRRVVTMYLNVATLKTISSDNKSSESTGMKATITNAETERNIKVAEDKRASVISFARQFIGKPYVLGGKSLTNGCDCASFITLVYKEYGYNWKMGSVNTLYDNCGGTLVSVDDMKPGDIIFFGRGTRKLHVAMYAGNGRVVHAMDPAHDICEIDLYKPGTKTTYSGKSILAVKRIIN, from the coding sequence ATGGTATCAAAGCTAAGAACAGCTTTTAAGAATATTAAGGTGATAGTCGTTACTGAATTGCTACTCATGGTAGTGATGGTATCGACTATTGTCGTTAAGGCAGATGCTATAAATGACAGACGTGTTGTGACTATGTATCTAAACGTGGCCACGCTCAAGACAATTAGCTCTGATAATAAATCAAGCGAATCGACTGGGATGAAGGCGACAATCACTAATGCTGAGACTGAGAGGAATATCAAGGTTGCCGAAGATAAGCGTGCGAGTGTGATTTCATTTGCGAGGCAGTTTATCGGTAAGCCGTATGTGCTCGGTGGAAAGAGTCTCACTAATGGATGTGACTGTGCTTCATTTATAACACTGGTCTATAAGGAATACGGTTATAACTGGAAGATGGGTTCGGTTAATACGCTCTATGATAACTGCGGTGGCACGCTCGTGTCAGTGGATGATATGAAGCCAGGGGATATAATTTTCTTTGGTAGAGGCACTAGGAAACTGCACGTTGCAATGTATGCGGGAAATGGTCGCGTTGTACATGCCATGGACCCAGCACACGATATTTGTGAAATCGATCTCTACAAGCCAGGTACTAAGACCACCTATAGTGGCAAGAGCATATTGGCAGTTAAGAGGATAATTAACTAG
- a CDS encoding M48 family metallopeptidase, which produces MKRRYLRSVKRTEAHVVSIAGETLVYTLERKNVRNINLRIRPDASIYVSAPHRVPLAEIEDFMISKGAFIMNAIDHIRDARADISRYEDGNKAYFLGRPLEVKLSQGPRVNVSIDGDFLFIQMPEPTNVSARIELVKRWYSRQARDIFISALHDVYDEFRCVYQVPFPHVTIRQMKSRWGSCRPDLGKITLNLLLVTASYEDLRYVVVHELAHFIEGNHSEAFWDVVRQFEPNYKERRQSLRKLPTRW; this is translated from the coding sequence ATGAAGAGACGATATTTGAGAAGCGTGAAACGCACTGAAGCTCACGTTGTAAGCATAGCTGGGGAAACTCTGGTCTATACCTTAGAGCGTAAGAATGTGAGAAATATAAACCTGCGGATTAGACCAGATGCTTCTATATACGTCTCAGCACCTCATAGAGTGCCCTTAGCTGAGATTGAAGACTTCATGATTAGTAAGGGCGCTTTTATTATGAATGCAATTGACCATATCAGAGATGCAAGAGCAGATATATCGAGATATGAAGACGGAAATAAAGCGTATTTCTTAGGCAGACCACTTGAGGTGAAGTTATCGCAAGGGCCGAGAGTTAATGTCTCTATAGATGGTGATTTCCTTTTCATCCAGATGCCAGAACCAACGAATGTTTCTGCTCGTATAGAGTTAGTGAAACGGTGGTATAGTAGGCAGGCAAGGGATATATTTATAAGTGCTTTGCATGATGTGTATGATGAATTTAGATGCGTTTATCAGGTCCCTTTTCCACATGTAACTATTAGACAGATGAAATCAAGATGGGGATCTTGCCGCCCTGATCTAGGCAAGATAACTCTAAATCTTCTGCTTGTGACTGCATCATACGAGGATCTGAGATATGTAGTGGTGCACGAGTTAGCTCATTTTATTGAGGGGAATCATTCGGAGGCATTTTGGGATGTTGTAAGACAATTTGAACCGAACTATAAGGAGAGGAGACAGAGCCTTCGTAAACTCCCAACTAGGTGGTAG
- the nrdD gene encoding anaerobic ribonucleoside-triphosphate reductase encodes MNVIKRNGSEVTFDKAKIENAIIKANSSVEEAVRLTPIQIKRITDSVILSCEDLGRSPAVEEIQDMVEEHIMQHGAYEVAKAYITYRYTRSLVRQSNTTDDKILSLIELNNEEAKQENSNKNPIINSTQRDYMAGEVSKDLTRRILLPEEISAAHDAGIIHFHDSDYFAQKEHNCDLIDLEDMLQNGTVISETLIEKPHSFYTACNITTQIIAQVASNQYGGQSFSLAHLAPFVDVSRQKIRTKVEKEFKDAGIDATQEALNKVVEDRLRDEIKSGIQTIQYQLITLMTCNGQAPFVTMFMHLEEAPEGRIRDDLALCIEEVLKQRMQGVKNEKGVWITPAFPKLIYVLDDCNIREDAPYWHLTEIAAECTSKRLVPDYISAKVMRELKKGNVYTCMGCRSFLTVEESQKNADGSYKFYGRFNQGVVTINLVDVACSSYGNMDKFWEILDDRLELCHRALRLRHERLLGTPSDVAPILWQYGAIARLKKGETIDKLLYNGYSTISLGYAGLCEMCYRMVGKSHTTDEGREFALKVMQRLNDKCSEWKAAENISYSVYGTPMESTTYKFAKALQRRFGVIPHVTDKNYITNSYHVHVEEEIDAFQKLKFESDFQKLSPGGAISYVEVPNMQDNIPAILEVMKYIYENIMYAELNTKSDFCEECGYSGEIKIVEDAEGKLVWECPNCGNRNQDKMSVARRTCGYIGTQFWNQGRTQEIKDRVLHL; translated from the coding sequence ATGAATGTTATCAAGAGAAATGGCTCAGAAGTAACTTTTGACAAAGCCAAGATTGAGAATGCAATTATCAAAGCAAATAGTTCCGTTGAAGAAGCAGTTAGACTTACACCAATTCAAATTAAGAGAATCACTGACAGCGTAATTCTATCTTGTGAAGACCTTGGTCGTTCACCTGCAGTAGAAGAGATTCAGGATATGGTGGAAGAACATATCATGCAGCACGGCGCGTATGAGGTTGCAAAAGCATATATCACATACAGATATACAAGATCCCTTGTTCGTCAGTCCAACACAACAGACGACAAAATTCTTTCGCTTATCGAGCTTAACAACGAGGAAGCTAAGCAGGAGAACTCTAATAAGAATCCTATTATCAACTCCACTCAGAGAGACTATATGGCTGGAGAGGTAAGTAAGGACCTCACTAGAAGAATCCTTCTTCCAGAGGAAATCTCTGCTGCGCATGATGCTGGTATCATCCATTTCCACGATTCCGACTACTTCGCACAGAAGGAGCATAACTGTGATCTTATCGACCTAGAGGATATGCTGCAGAACGGAACTGTAATCAGCGAGACTCTTATCGAGAAGCCACATAGTTTCTATACAGCATGTAATATTACAACTCAAATTATCGCGCAGGTCGCTTCTAACCAGTACGGAGGGCAGTCATTTTCACTAGCTCACCTAGCTCCTTTTGTTGATGTGAGCAGACAGAAAATCAGAACTAAGGTTGAGAAGGAGTTCAAGGACGCAGGTATTGATGCAACTCAGGAAGCACTCAACAAGGTTGTTGAAGACAGACTTAGAGATGAGATTAAGAGTGGTATCCAGACTATCCAGTACCAGCTCATCACACTGATGACTTGTAACGGACAGGCTCCATTCGTAACTATGTTCATGCACCTCGAGGAAGCACCGGAAGGAAGAATTAGAGACGACCTAGCTCTCTGCATCGAAGAAGTTCTTAAGCAGAGAATGCAGGGTGTTAAGAACGAGAAGGGTGTATGGATTACACCAGCCTTTCCTAAGCTAATCTACGTGCTTGACGATTGCAACATCAGAGAGGATGCACCATACTGGCATCTAACAGAAATCGCTGCAGAGTGCACATCTAAGAGACTCGTTCCTGACTACATCTCGGCAAAGGTTATGAGAGAACTCAAGAAGGGTAACGTGTACACTTGCATGGGATGCAGATCCTTCCTGACGGTTGAAGAATCACAGAAGAATGCTGACGGAAGCTACAAGTTCTACGGAAGATTTAACCAGGGCGTTGTAACAATCAATCTAGTTGACGTAGCTTGCTCATCATATGGAAATATGGACAAGTTCTGGGAAATTCTCGACGATAGACTCGAGCTTTGCCACCGTGCACTGAGGCTGCGTCATGAGAGACTTCTCGGAACACCGTCTGACGTTGCACCTATACTTTGGCAGTATGGAGCGATTGCTAGGCTCAAGAAGGGCGAGACGATTGACAAGCTGCTTTATAACGGATATTCGACCATCTCACTTGGATATGCTGGACTTTGTGAGATGTGCTACCGCATGGTAGGAAAGAGCCATACAACTGATGAAGGTAGAGAGTTTGCGCTAAAGGTTATGCAGAGACTCAACGACAAGTGTTCTGAATGGAAAGCAGCTGAAAACATCAGCTATTCCGTATATGGAACACCGATGGAGTCAACAACTTATAAGTTCGCTAAGGCTCTACAAAGAAGATTTGGAGTAATCCCTCACGTTACAGATAAGAACTACATAACTAACAGCTATCATGTTCATGTTGAAGAGGAAATCGATGCTTTCCAGAAGCTGAAGTTTGAGTCGGACTTCCAAAAACTATCTCCAGGTGGCGCTATTAGCTACGTTGAAGTTCCTAACATGCAGGATAATATCCCAGCTATACTCGAGGTTATGAAGTATATCTACGAGAACATCATGTACGCTGAACTCAACACAAAGAGCGACTTCTGTGAAGAGTGTGGATACAGTGGTGAGATTAAAATCGTTGAAGATGCTGAAGGTAAGCTTGTGTGGGAGTGCCCAAATTGTGGAAATCGCAATCAGGACAAGATGTCTGTAGCAAGAAGGACTTGTGGGTATATCGGAACACAGTTCTGGAATCAGGGAAGAACTCAGGAAATCAAGGACAGAGTTCTCCACCTATAA
- the metA gene encoding homoserine O-acetyltransferase MetA, which translates to MPIKVPNNLPAIETLTDENVFVMTDTRAMTQDMRPLHILLLNLMPTKIDTETQITRMLSNTPLQVELELLQTATHKPHVTSQEHMLAFYKTFSDVKNEYYDGMIITGAPIELLEFEEVNYWEELCEIMEWSKTHVHSTFHICWGAQAGLYYHYGINKKRLPKKLSGVFKHTLKTKRSMLFRGFDDEFYVPQSRNTTVDEEDIDNTPGITVLSTSEEGGVFCVKSDNDRQIFVTGHTEYDWNTLLKEYVRDKGTGINPEIPANYFPDDDDSKTPVVRWRSSGSLLFSNWLNYFVYQSTPYDIKLIHNEDLAPALRNNSELTVAKFGGSSLATAERIRHAAEVVRQNKARRYVVVSAPGVHDDEKVKVTDLLISAHENPDEFDTKITQARNRFKNLAIGLGSEINIDEIFDKIIEKYKDSRCRDYLISRGEFITAQLMAEQLEYDFVDAAEIIKFDDTGKLLDDTTRNNIEKLIKNHKKIVFPGFYGSNETGEVVTFSRGGSDITGAIIASAAKADLYENWTDVPGLLMADPRIVKNPLSVPVIIYKELRELALRGAEVLHEDAVRPVSQCGIPINIKSTLEPDKPGTLIVKNADSYENRLEISSITGKKGYSSILIEREKLNDDAKYRERIQSILDEFNITVESEQLGLDSFSVIVGSESVANCEEELTEKLRSATDADEITISTGIAAIAVVGRNISGEVSVAMKIFEALSSAHVNVRFIDHAPERISVQVGVSESDYQRAIRAIYNAFVVKA; encoded by the coding sequence ATGCCAATTAAAGTACCAAATAATTTGCCGGCTATAGAGACGCTTACTGATGAAAATGTATTCGTAATGACGGATACACGTGCTATGACGCAAGACATGCGTCCGCTTCACATACTTCTTCTCAACCTCATGCCGACAAAGATTGACACTGAAACTCAGATTACACGTATGCTCAGTAATACACCACTGCAAGTGGAGCTTGAGCTACTGCAGACCGCAACACACAAGCCTCACGTTACTTCTCAGGAACATATGCTCGCATTTTATAAGACGTTCAGCGATGTAAAGAACGAGTATTATGATGGGATGATCATCACAGGTGCTCCGATAGAGCTACTTGAGTTTGAAGAGGTTAATTACTGGGAAGAGCTCTGCGAGATAATGGAGTGGTCGAAAACTCATGTTCACAGCACATTTCACATATGCTGGGGAGCACAGGCTGGGCTTTACTATCACTATGGAATAAACAAGAAAAGACTTCCTAAGAAGCTATCAGGGGTATTCAAACATACGCTTAAAACTAAGCGTAGCATGCTATTTAGAGGTTTTGATGATGAGTTTTATGTACCTCAATCCAGAAATACTACAGTAGATGAGGAGGATATCGACAATACTCCGGGAATTACTGTTCTTTCCACTTCAGAGGAAGGCGGTGTATTCTGTGTTAAGTCAGATAATGATAGGCAGATTTTCGTTACGGGTCACACCGAGTATGATTGGAATACACTACTTAAGGAGTATGTAAGGGATAAGGGAACAGGCATTAATCCGGAGATTCCTGCAAATTATTTCCCTGACGATGACGATTCAAAAACCCCTGTGGTCCGCTGGAGATCATCAGGGAGCCTGCTGTTCTCAAATTGGCTGAACTATTTTGTATATCAGTCAACTCCGTACGATATAAAGCTCATCCATAACGAGGATCTTGCACCTGCACTTAGAAATAACTCCGAGCTCACAGTAGCGAAGTTTGGAGGATCTTCACTTGCAACTGCTGAGCGCATTAGGCATGCTGCGGAAGTAGTCCGTCAAAATAAAGCACGACGCTATGTAGTTGTTTCGGCTCCAGGTGTTCACGACGACGAAAAGGTAAAGGTCACAGATCTTCTGATTTCTGCGCACGAGAACCCAGATGAATTCGATACCAAGATTACTCAGGCTAGAAATCGTTTCAAGAACCTTGCAATTGGACTAGGTTCAGAGATTAATATCGATGAAATCTTTGATAAGATAATTGAAAAGTATAAGGATTCTAGGTGCCGAGATTATCTCATCAGTAGAGGAGAGTTCATAACTGCCCAGCTTATGGCTGAGCAGCTTGAGTATGATTTTGTAGATGCAGCTGAGATTATTAAGTTTGATGACACGGGGAAACTGCTTGATGATACGACGAGAAATAACATCGAGAAACTTATTAAGAATCATAAGAAAATAGTATTTCCTGGATTCTATGGTTCAAATGAAACAGGGGAAGTTGTGACCTTCTCGAGAGGTGGATCAGACATCACTGGCGCGATTATAGCATCAGCAGCAAAGGCTGATTTATATGAGAATTGGACAGATGTGCCTGGACTACTGATGGCGGATCCTCGTATTGTGAAGAATCCTCTCAGTGTTCCTGTAATTATCTATAAGGAACTAAGAGAGCTTGCGCTCAGAGGTGCTGAGGTTCTTCACGAAGATGCGGTTAGACCTGTGAGCCAGTGCGGAATTCCAATCAATATTAAGAGCACATTAGAGCCGGATAAGCCTGGTACTCTCATAGTTAAGAATGCTGACTCATATGAGAACCGCCTTGAGATTTCCAGTATAACCGGTAAGAAGGGCTATTCTTCAATTCTTATCGAGCGAGAGAAACTGAATGATGATGCGAAGTATCGCGAAAGAATACAGAGCATTCTCGACGAGTTTAACATCACAGTTGAAAGTGAGCAGCTTGGGCTCGATTCATTCTCGGTCATCGTCGGTTCAGAAAGTGTAGCTAACTGTGAGGAAGAGCTAACGGAGAAGCTAAGGAGCGCAACTGATGCTGACGAAATAACAATATCTACTGGTATTGCAGCTATAGCTGTAGTTGGAAGAAATATCTCGGGAGAAGTTTCTGTTGCTATGAAGATATTTGAAGCACTATCAAGCGCTCATGTAAATGTAAGGTTTATCGACCATGCACCAGAGCGTATAAGCGTGCAGGTAGGAGTGTCGGAATCAGACTATCAGAGAGCCATTAGAGCTATATACAATGCTTTCGTTGTGAAAGCATAA
- a CDS encoding DUF438 domain-containing protein has protein sequence MTAKVLDMKKNVHDLATEFPEVIDIMIELGFKDISNPVALNTMGRVMTIPKGSQIKGIDLASIISLFEEKGFEVINVPELKKKGTDKTPVVKEESSKPAFDLSKLNIPDFAKAYIREDGTVDVEKVPDFVKNFLDEDGRIDPSKLPSFTSGSDAKREEEPASEETNKPKNASEREVLLRSYIERLTKGEDLETVREEFVQNFKEVDALEIANAEQHLIKSGVPFQEVQKLCDVHSALFHGSTKQEKIMNAEKAVTASKEAAQRRMNGANDRKAAEIKAQTLIAEPGHPLNVLTLENEGIAEQIAVINKLFEESEDRSVITDELNKLRDVSIHYAKKGDIIYTILKSRYDVTGPSDVMWTVDDEIRDELRNVTDGTLSDDEWLERSKAVVKRADEMIYKESNILFPICVQFFKDEEWEEVGRDFKEYDYCLLKEEPAEWAKASKEDYTHRAAKEGKNGATANDGDIIFASGHMAPYQLEAMLNTIPLELTFVDHVDMNRYYNDNGEKKLFKRPISSLDREVYTCHPPTIEPMVRSIISSFKSGAQDKVEVWMNKGGSDVLVSYRAVRDANGEYVGTLECVQVMDEIMEHYKEKFQ, from the coding sequence ATGACTGCAAAAGTATTAGATATGAAGAAAAATGTACACGATCTGGCTACAGAATTTCCAGAGGTGATAGATATCATGATTGAGCTCGGATTTAAGGATATTTCGAATCCTGTTGCTCTAAATACCATGGGACGAGTGATGACAATTCCAAAGGGGTCACAGATTAAGGGAATAGACCTAGCTTCGATTATTTCTCTGTTTGAAGAAAAGGGATTTGAGGTTATAAATGTTCCTGAGTTGAAGAAGAAGGGAACGGATAAAACCCCTGTAGTTAAAGAAGAATCTTCAAAGCCAGCATTCGATTTAAGTAAGCTTAATATTCCTGATTTTGCAAAGGCTTACATCAGAGAAGACGGAACTGTGGATGTGGAAAAGGTTCCTGATTTCGTAAAGAACTTCTTAGATGAAGATGGAAGAATCGATCCAAGCAAACTCCCATCTTTTACATCAGGTAGTGATGCGAAGCGTGAAGAAGAACCTGCATCTGAGGAAACTAACAAGCCTAAGAATGCTAGTGAGAGAGAGGTTCTGCTTCGCAGTTACATAGAGAGACTGACTAAGGGCGAGGATTTAGAGACAGTAAGAGAAGAGTTCGTACAGAACTTCAAAGAAGTCGATGCTCTTGAGATTGCTAATGCGGAGCAGCATCTGATAAAAAGTGGAGTGCCTTTCCAGGAGGTTCAGAAACTTTGTGATGTGCATTCTGCACTATTCCACGGTTCAACTAAGCAGGAAAAGATTATGAACGCTGAGAAAGCCGTTACAGCATCAAAAGAAGCTGCTCAGAGAAGAATGAATGGCGCAAATGATCGAAAAGCGGCGGAAATTAAGGCTCAGACGCTTATCGCTGAACCTGGACATCCGTTAAATGTGCTGACTCTCGAGAACGAGGGAATTGCTGAACAAATTGCAGTAATTAACAAGCTATTTGAGGAAAGTGAGGACCGTTCTGTAATTACCGATGAACTAAATAAACTTCGTGATGTTTCTATTCACTATGCAAAGAAAGGTGACATAATCTACACGATACTTAAGAGTAGATACGATGTAACAGGCCCATCTGATGTAATGTGGACAGTCGATGATGAAATCAGAGATGAACTAAGAAACGTTACCGATGGAACACTATCCGATGATGAGTGGCTTGAGAGATCTAAGGCAGTTGTTAAGCGAGCAGATGAGATGATCTACAAAGAGTCGAATATCCTGTTCCCAATCTGTGTACAATTCTTCAAGGATGAAGAGTGGGAAGAAGTAGGGCGTGATTTCAAGGAATATGATTACTGCCTGCTCAAGGAAGAACCGGCTGAATGGGCTAAAGCTTCTAAGGAGGATTATACGCATAGAGCAGCTAAGGAAGGTAAGAACGGAGCTACTGCAAATGATGGAGACATCATATTCGCGAGTGGACACATGGCTCCGTACCAGCTTGAGGCGATGTTAAATACTATTCCTCTCGAGTTAACATTTGTAGATCACGTGGATATGAACAGATACTACAATGATAACGGTGAGAAGAAACTATTCAAGAGACCAATCAGTTCGCTCGATAGAGAGGTGTATACTTGCCACCCACCAACGATTGAACCGATGGTTCGCAGCATCATATCTTCATTCAAATCAGGTGCGCAAGACAAGGTAGAGGTATGGATGAATAAAGGCGGAAGCGATGTCCTCGTGAGCTACAGGGCTGTTCGAGATGCGAATGGTGAATATGTAGGAACTCTTGAATGCGTTCAGGTGATGGACGAAATCATGGAACACTACAAGGAGAAGTTCCAGTAA
- a CDS encoding iron-containing alcohol dehydrogenase, producing the protein MNNFDWYAPTHIVFGRGTESEVSSLLKSSKCNRVLLHYGSGSVIRTGLLDKIKSSLDKAGIDYVELGGVVANPRLSLVYEGIELAKSKGVDFILAVGGGSVIDSAKAIAYGAVADFDVWNLYDRKGTPESALPVGVVLTIAAAGSEMSNSSVITNEDGGIKRGYSNNMVRPKFAILNPELTMTLPDFQTACGCTDIIMHTMERYFTSAGNMELTDGIAEALLRTVVKNALILVDEPDNYEARAEVMWAGSLSHNGLTGCGNGGDDFATHRIEHEISGMFDVAHGAGLAAIWGSWARYVLDDCLTRFKKFATNVWNIEDSGDDREVALEGISRTEDFFKNIGMPISLKDFGFELTDEVIDELAEKCEKAVGGKVGAAKVLYRDDFKEIYRMAYDNK; encoded by the coding sequence ATGAATAACTTCGATTGGTATGCACCTACGCACATTGTATTTGGTAGAGGAACTGAATCCGAGGTGAGCTCTCTCCTCAAATCATCAAAATGTAACCGTGTTCTCCTCCACTACGGAAGCGGTAGCGTGATTCGCACTGGTCTGCTCGACAAGATCAAATCTTCGCTAGATAAAGCGGGTATAGATTACGTAGAGCTTGGAGGGGTGGTAGCTAATCCAAGACTATCACTCGTTTATGAAGGCATCGAACTTGCGAAATCTAAAGGGGTAGATTTTATACTCGCTGTTGGTGGTGGCAGTGTAATAGACTCCGCAAAGGCAATCGCATATGGTGCTGTAGCTGACTTTGACGTATGGAATCTATATGATAGAAAGGGAACCCCAGAGTCCGCCCTTCCAGTAGGTGTTGTACTTACAATCGCAGCTGCAGGTAGCGAGATGAGCAATTCTTCTGTAATCACTAACGAAGACGGAGGTATCAAGCGCGGCTATAGCAACAACATGGTTAGACCTAAATTCGCTATACTAAACCCAGAGCTAACGATGACTCTTCCTGACTTCCAGACAGCATGCGGCTGCACAGATATAATTATGCATACGATGGAGAGATATTTTACATCAGCAGGAAATATGGAACTGACTGACGGGATTGCCGAAGCACTGCTCAGGACAGTTGTAAAAAATGCCTTAATACTCGTAGATGAGCCGGATAACTACGAAGCACGCGCCGAGGTAATGTGGGCTGGTAGTTTGTCTCATAACGGACTTACAGGCTGCGGAAATGGTGGTGACGACTTTGCTACCCACCGAATTGAACATGAAATTAGCGGCATGTTCGATGTAGCACATGGTGCAGGCCTTGCCGCAATTTGGGGAAGCTGGGCTAGATACGTTTTAGACGACTGCCTCACAAGGTTTAAGAAATTTGCAACAAATGTATGGAATATTGAGGATTCTGGTGATGACCGTGAAGTCGCACTCGAAGGCATATCAAGAACCGAGGACTTCTTTAAAAACATCGGAATGCCTATATCTCTGAAGGATTTTGGATTTGAGCTAACAGATGAAGTTATAGATGAGCTTGCTGAGAAATGCGAGAAAGCTGTCGGTGGCAAAGTAGGTGCTGCAAAGGTTCTGTACAGGGATGATTTCAAAGAGATATACAGAATGGCTTATGATAACAAGTAG
- the nrdG gene encoding anaerobic ribonucleoside-triphosphate reductase activating protein: MYYGEIKDCDIANGIGVRVSLFVSGCTNRCPGCFQPQTWDFNYGQEFTKETEDKIIEMLKPDYITGLTVLGGEPFEPENQVVLVPFLKRVKEIYPDKTIWSFSGFVFEDLMREGTHCHTEVTMDMLNMIDVLIDGRFEQELKNIQLRFRGSENQRLIDMNRTREEGRVVLWDE, translated from the coding sequence GTGTATTACGGAGAGATTAAAGATTGTGATATAGCCAATGGAATTGGTGTAAGGGTAAGCCTGTTCGTGTCAGGCTGTACAAATAGATGTCCTGGCTGTTTTCAGCCCCAGACTTGGGACTTTAATTACGGACAAGAATTCACCAAGGAGACTGAAGACAAGATTATTGAGATGCTTAAGCCCGACTATATAACAGGGTTAACAGTTCTTGGGGGAGAGCCTTTCGAACCAGAAAACCAGGTGGTACTTGTGCCATTCCTTAAGCGCGTAAAAGAGATTTATCCTGATAAAACGATTTGGTCGTTTTCAGGGTTTGTGTTCGAAGATCTCATGAGAGAGGGCACGCACTGTCACACAGAAGTGACTATGGATATGCTTAATATGATTGACGTACTAATCGACGGTAGGTTCGAGCAAGAGCTTAAGAATATTCAGCTGAGATTTAGAGGATCAGAGAATCAAAGGCTGATAGATATGAACAGAACTAGAGAAGAAGGAAGGGTTGTGCTCTGGGACGAATAG